From the Vulpes vulpes isolate BD-2025 chromosome 15, VulVul3, whole genome shotgun sequence genome, the window cctcctaaaACGTTGAGGTATTTGTACATTTACATGTCTGGCAATGACCTGTTGGTCCACATGAACATTTCTACTGTCAACATATAGTTCTTTCATACATACTCAAATGTCTTCCAGTCTCTTTTCTagtccttcctccccatcccccagctgtgtgtgtctgtgtctcagtCTGCCTCTACTTGGGCATGGAATGATCACCTTGCTCTGATGTGTCAGTAAGAGGATATCACATTCAGTAGTACATATACATGGAGaagttttttttctattcatgaaCTCCAGCAAAGCATTCCTCATGTTCTAGTCTGACTTGTTACCAGGAGAGTGAAAATCTGTAGGAGACCTGATTGAGATTAGAGATAGCCACAATCCCTGATTGAGATTTTATGGCCACAGAGTATTTTTTCTCTGTATGAAACTGTTAGAATTGAACATAGACATGCCAGCTACTCAGATGTTTATCTGCATTTGTGTTTGAAGGcgaatgaaaaatagaatagagaaaaGACGGAGTAAATATGAAATGATCTTTGGTCTTAAAATTTAAGAATGGAAGACTCAGAATTTTACTGTAATTATGTTTCATTGGTAATTACCAAAATTGCCTCATATTATGTTATTTGGTAACAGATCTTACCTATCCATTAAAATTATGAGCTATACTCCTATTGTCCCTCCAAAGACCTAGCAGAGTGCTTTCACCTAAAAGGCGCTCAgtgaatttgaaaaagaaatcctataccTGGACTAACAGTGATGCATTAATTTTTTCAGGTACCATGATTGTCAATTTTCAGAGCATGATTGGCCTATACATAACAACTTTGATATTGATGAAGTTCAGCTTGACCCAAGAGCTCTGTCTGATGTCACTGATGAAGAAGAAGTACAGGTTGATCCTCGAAAATATTTGGATGGAGATCGTGAAAAGTATTTGGAGGATCCTGCTTTTGATACCAATTATTCTACTGATCCTTGTTGGCAGTACCCAGATCATCATGAAAACAAATACTGTGATCTGGAGTGTAGCCATACGTGTAACTACAAAACAAGGTCATCATCATATTTAGATAACTTAGTTTGGAGAGAGAGTGAAGTTAACCATTATTATGAACCCAAGCTTATTATAGATCTTTCCAATTggaaagaacaaagcaaagaaaagtCTGATAAGAAAGGCAAGTCAAAATGTGAAAGGAATGGATTGGTTAAAGCCCAGATAGCTCTAGAGGAGGCATCACAGCAACTGgctgagaaagaaagggaaaagaatcaGGGATTTGACTTTGATTCCTTTATTGCAGGAACTATTCAGCTTAGTTCACAACATGAGCCTACTGATGTTGTTGATAAATTAAATGACTTGAATAGCTCAGTGTCCCAACTAGAATTGAAAAGTTTGATATCAAAGTCAGTCAGCcgagaaaaacaggaaaagggaATGGCAAATTTGGCTCAGTTGGAAGCCTTATACCAATCTTCTTGGGATAGCCAGTttgtgggtggtggggaggactGTTTTCTCATAAATCAGTTTTGTTGTGAGGTGAGGAAGGATGAACAAATTGAGAAGGAAAACACTTACACCAGTTATTTGGACAAGTTCTTTAGCAGGAAAGAGGATACTGAAATGCTAGAAACTGAGCCAGTAGAGGATGGGAAGCttggagagagaggaaatgaggaagGGTTTCTGAACAACGGTGGGGAGTTCCTCTTTAACAAGCAGCTCGAATCCATAGGCATCCCGCAGTTTCACAGTCCGGTTGGGTCCCCACTTAAGTCAATACAGGCCACCTTAACACCTTCTGCTATGAAATCTTCCCCTCAGATCCCTCATAAGACATACAGCAGCATTCTGAAACATCTGAACTAAAACACTCAGCAGACATTTCTCTTTGTATGCTTCATGaaatgtgttttgtcttttttattactagtgtttcagtcattttttttttacttgaatcaTATGGTGTCATTTAGAAAGGATTTTATtagttcttggtttttaaaatccagacttttttttctacATGTGAGATGGTTTTCATTTTAACTGGCATGTCGTTTGCACACAAAAATAAAGAGTAGAGCAAAATAATGCAATGCAGGAGGAGACAAAAGAAATGCACTAAGACAAGTAAAAAACATTCTCTCATAGAACAATGATCTGTTTTACAGGAAACAAAATCTTGCCTTGAAATTTACACAGTGAGACTGTACATAATTGcatgaaaatatctatttttttcctaagacatttttcattcatgagtattttcaagtttttcataCTGTACACATTTCTTAAGACACATGATACCAGCAGCAACTGAAAATGAATGCCGAATTTGGTACACATGTGTTATCTACCTCAAGGTAACAAAAGTATGTGGCAAAACATAGACCACCCATAGTGCTTCACATATGCACTTCTATTTAGCCAGCGTTTATTGTAGTAAACTATTCTTAATAAGATTCACGCACCGTTTATAAATGTTCTGGTATGCATTCTTTATAGTGAAGTGTTACTACatcacatcttatttattttagcaaatcagtatattttctgtatttaattataaaaagttaacttagtttttgaaatttatttgcaaatacACTTTTTCCATTTGGCACTATGGTTTGTTGCCTACTTAAGCTGAATATA encodes:
- the MAPK6 gene encoding mitogen-activated protein kinase 6 isoform X1: MAEKFESLMNIHGFDLGSRYMDLKPLGCGGNGLVFSAVDNDCDKRVAIKKIVLTDPQSVKHALREIKIIRRLDHDNIVKVFEILGPSGSQLTDDVGSLTELNSVYIVQEYMETDLANVLEQGPLLEEHARLFMYQLLRGLKYIHSANVLHRDLKPANLFINTEDLVLKIGDFGLARIMDPHYSHKGHLSEGLVTKWYRSPRLLLSPNNYTKAIDMWAAGCIFAEMLTGKTLFAGAHELEQMQLILESIPVVHEEDRQELLSVIPVYIRNDMTEPHKPLTQLLPGISREALDFLEQILTFSPMDRLTAEEALSHPYMSIYSFPMDEPISSHPFHIEDEVDDILLMDETHSHIYNWERYHDCQFSEHDWPIHNNFDIDEVQLDPRALSDVTDEEEVQVDPRKYLDGDREKYLEDPAFDTNYSTDPCWQYPDHHENKYCDLECSHTCNYKTRSSSYLDNLVWRESEVNHYYEPKLIIDLSNWKEQSKEKSDKKGKSKCERNGLVKAQIALEEASQQLAEKEREKNQGFDFDSFIAGTIQLSSQHEPTDVVDKLNDLNSSVSQLELKSLISKSVSREKQEKGMANLAQLEALYQSSWDSQFVGGGEDCFLINQFCCEVRKDEQIEKENTYTSYLDKFFSRKEDTEMLETEPVEDGKLGERGNEEGFLNNGGEFLFNKQLESIGIPQFHSPVGSPLKSIQATLTPSAMKSSPQIPHKTYSSILKHLN